A window of bacterium contains these coding sequences:
- a CDS encoding D-alanine--D-alanine ligase, protein MKVALLHSQIPQGAARDDLDLLVQVDAVSRALDSLGFEPVAIPFSLDIEAAKDALHKTRPGVVFNLVETVDGRGQLIHLAPSILDHLRLPYTGSGTEALFLTSNKLLAKKILKASGIPTPPWITRESSREEPAMIPANASCIIKSVWEHASIGMSESSVITLTEGRLHHLRQEMERFRERCGGDCFAEGYIDGREFNLSLLAGRGGDSGLRVLPPAEIRFEQFPDGKLKIVDYRAKWEEESFEYQHTPRCFDFPDEDGPLLERLVEIAGKCWDIFDLRGYARVDFRVDHDGNPWVLEVNANPCISPDSGFAAAASQAGLSYEQLVHRIIVAAGAGGI, encoded by the coding sequence GTGAAAGTAGCGCTTTTGCATAGTCAGATACCGCAGGGAGCAGCCAGGGACGATCTTGATCTGCTCGTCCAGGTCGATGCGGTTTCCCGTGCCCTTGATAGTCTGGGATTTGAGCCTGTTGCCATCCCCTTCTCACTCGATATCGAAGCGGCTAAAGATGCGCTGCACAAAACCCGGCCCGGTGTGGTCTTCAACCTGGTGGAAACCGTGGATGGCCGTGGTCAGCTTATCCACCTTGCTCCCTCCATCCTGGATCACCTGCGGCTGCCCTATACCGGATCGGGCACCGAAGCCCTTTTTTTAACCTCGAACAAGCTTCTGGCCAAAAAGATACTCAAGGCATCGGGTATTCCCACCCCCCCCTGGATAACGAGGGAAAGCAGCCGGGAAGAGCCCGCCATGATACCGGCTAATGCCTCCTGTATTATCAAATCCGTCTGGGAGCATGCATCCATAGGAATGAGCGAGAGCTCGGTGATAACGCTTACCGAAGGACGTCTTCATCATCTTCGTCAGGAGATGGAGCGTTTCAGGGAGCGCTGCGGAGGGGATTGCTTTGCTGAAGGCTATATCGATGGCCGGGAATTTAACCTGTCCCTCCTGGCAGGCAGGGGGGGCGATAGCGGCCTCCGGGTGCTTCCTCCGGCTGAAATACGCTTTGAACAATTTCCCGATGGAAAATTGAAGATCGTAGATTATCGGGCCAAGTGGGAAGAAGAGTCATTCGAATATCAGCATACACCCCGCTGTTTCGACTTTCCCGATGAAGATGGCCCACTCCTTGAGAGGCTTGTGGAAATAGCCGGAAAGTGCTGGGATATCTTCGATCTGCGCGGCTATGCCAGAGTTGACTTCAGAGTAGACCATGACGGCAATCCCTGGGTCCTTGAGGTCAACGCCAACCCCTGTATCTCTCCGGACAGCGGATTTGCAGCCGCAGCCAGCCAGGCAGGCTTGAGCTACGAGCAGCTTGTCCACAGGATCATCGTGGCAGCCGGAGCTGGGGGGATATGA
- a CDS encoding ATP-grasp domain-containing protein: MIIGMTYDLRDDYLAEGYGAEETAEFDRLSTIEAIEQALQGLGHTTDRIGQAKSLVKRLAAGERWDMVFNIAEGLHGFGREALVPALLDTYGIPYTFSDPLVLSLTLHKGMTKRVIRDLCIPTPDFAIVETIDDLSLVDLPFPLFAKPIAEGTGKGIAADSKIQTKAELDRVCRRILTQFQQPVLIETFLPGREFTVGIVGTGKEAAAVGCMEVLLRQNAEHEVYSYLNKAKYEEVVDYRLVDDAAAREAIEVALAAWRGLGCKDGGRIDLRADSHGHPCFIEVNPLAGLHPQHSDLCILCTLAGITYQELIMRIMQSAMKRLESAPLLTCCAEMAGAMPKPLSA; this comes from the coding sequence ATGATAATCGGAATGACCTATGACCTTCGGGATGATTATCTGGCCGAAGGGTACGGAGCGGAAGAGACCGCCGAGTTTGATCGTCTGAGCACTATTGAAGCGATCGAGCAGGCTTTGCAGGGTCTGGGACATACGACGGATCGCATCGGACAGGCAAAGAGCCTGGTCAAACGCCTGGCCGCAGGGGAGCGATGGGATATGGTTTTCAATATCGCCGAAGGGCTGCACGGATTTGGCCGGGAGGCACTGGTTCCCGCCCTGCTTGATACCTATGGCATTCCCTATACGTTTTCCGACCCGCTGGTCCTTTCCCTGACCCTTCATAAAGGCATGACCAAGCGGGTGATCCGGGATCTTTGCATTCCTACTCCTGATTTTGCCATAGTCGAGACAATAGATGACCTATCCCTGGTGGACCTTCCCTTCCCCCTGTTTGCCAAACCCATTGCCGAAGGAACGGGAAAGGGAATAGCCGCGGATTCGAAGATTCAGACCAAAGCCGAGCTTGACCGTGTCTGCCGGAGGATTTTAACCCAATTTCAGCAGCCGGTTTTGATTGAGACCTTTCTCCCCGGACGGGAATTCACGGTCGGAATCGTAGGCACCGGCAAGGAGGCTGCGGCTGTCGGCTGTATGGAAGTCCTCCTCAGACAGAATGCCGAGCATGAGGTCTACTCCTATCTGAATAAGGCGAAGTATGAAGAAGTGGTGGATTACCGGCTGGTGGACGATGCTGCGGCCAGGGAAGCCATAGAGGTGGCTTTGGCTGCATGGCGCGGCCTTGGCTGCAAAGATGGAGGCCGGATCGACCTGCGTGCTGACTCTCATGGCCATCCCTGCTTCATTGAAGTCAATCCCTTGGCCGGGTTGCATCCGCAGCATTCGGATCTGTGCATCCTCTGCACGCTGGCTGGCATTACGTATCAGGAACTGATAATGAGGATTATGCAATCGGCCATGAAAAGACTCGAAAGTGCTCCATTGCTCACTTGCTGTGCAGAAATGGCCGGAGCCATGCCAAAACCTCTCTCTGCCTGA
- a CDS encoding KamA family radical SAM protein, with the protein MKSNLCVCKETESIKISEEETEPPGSMTGYAGIAGGELNEHPATSLIKEQPASSSKVFIVPKTANYVSDRLPDDESGRPQTAALRSYAFRKRFFPEATEADWNDWHWQLRNRITGIDELARIIRLSEDEWRALNHHGGALPLGITPYYASLLDEDDPYQPLRRTVVPASAEFVCTPGESNDPLGEDAHSPVPGVVHRYPDRVLFLVTGFCSTYCRYCTRSRMVGHHGGFRFNLAQWEQAIRYIESTPAIRDVLLSGGDPLTLPDQKIEWLLSRLQRIPHVEFLRIGTKVPVVLPQRITPALTRMLKRYHPLWMSIHFTHPDELTPETSQACERLANAGIPLGSQTVLLAGVNDDVETMKRLVHGLLKVRVKPYYLYQCDPISGSGHFRTSVKKGLEIIRGLRGYTTGYAVPNYVVDAPGSGGKIPLVPEYVIGREGDYLMLRNYEGNIYYYPDPAGNCE; encoded by the coding sequence ATGAAAAGTAATCTTTGTGTCTGCAAGGAAACTGAATCAATCAAGATCAGTGAAGAAGAAACGGAACCTCCAGGTAGTATGACCGGCTATGCCGGTATTGCCGGAGGTGAGTTGAACGAGCATCCCGCCACCTCATTAATCAAAGAACAACCCGCCTCATCATCGAAAGTTTTCATCGTGCCAAAGACAGCCAATTATGTGTCTGACAGGTTACCTGATGACGAATCAGGCAGACCGCAGACCGCAGCACTGCGCTCTTATGCCTTCCGGAAGCGGTTTTTCCCCGAAGCGACCGAGGCTGATTGGAACGACTGGCACTGGCAACTGCGAAACCGCATCACGGGCATTGATGAACTGGCCCGCATCATCCGGCTGTCTGAAGATGAATGGAGGGCCCTCAACCATCATGGAGGGGCGCTGCCCCTGGGTATCACGCCCTATTACGCCAGCCTTCTCGATGAGGATGATCCTTACCAGCCCTTGCGCCGCACCGTAGTGCCGGCAAGCGCTGAATTCGTATGCACGCCGGGTGAATCCAATGATCCGCTTGGAGAGGATGCTCATAGCCCTGTTCCGGGAGTGGTCCACCGCTATCCTGACCGGGTCCTGTTTCTGGTTACCGGCTTCTGTTCTACCTACTGCCGGTACTGTACCCGCTCGCGTATGGTAGGTCATCATGGCGGATTCCGCTTTAACCTGGCTCAGTGGGAGCAGGCTATTCGCTATATTGAGTCGACTCCGGCCATCCGGGATGTCCTGTTGTCCGGTGGAGACCCGCTCACCCTTCCAGACCAAAAGATAGAGTGGCTGCTTTCACGATTGCAGCGCATTCCTCATGTAGAATTCCTGCGCATCGGAACAAAGGTACCGGTGGTTTTGCCGCAGCGCATCACTCCGGCTCTTACCCGTATGCTCAAGCGATATCATCCCCTGTGGATGAGCATTCATTTTACTCACCCTGACGAGCTTACTCCCGAGACGAGTCAGGCTTGTGAACGGCTGGCCAATGCCGGTATTCCTCTGGGCAGTCAGACGGTTCTCCTGGCAGGAGTCAATGATGATGTGGAAACCATGAAACGCCTGGTGCACGGCTTGCTCAAGGTGCGCGTCAAGCCTTATTATCTTTATCAATGCGATCCTATTTCCGGATCCGGTCACTTTCGTACCTCAGTGAAAAAGGGACTGGAGATTATCAGGGGCTTACGCGGATATACCACCGGCTATGCAGTGCCAAACTACGTGGTTGATGCCCCCGGAAGCGGAGGCAAGATTCCCCTGGTGCCGGAATATGTAATTGGCCGGGAGGGAGATTACCTGATGCTCCGTAACTATGAAGGCAATATTTATTATTACCCGGACCCTGCTGGAAACTGCGAATAG
- a CDS encoding type 1 glutamine amidotransferase domain-containing protein — MSEIAVIITDMFEDSEYTRPAEAFREAGHHVVHIGLESGIMVKGKSRGTPVKIDQTVNEASVDNFDALLIPGGYSPDRLRANEDAVRFVAEFMTSRKPVFAICHGPQLLITAQALRGRKVTGWKSIIQDIKNAGAEFINQPVVEDGNLISSRGPDDIPAFIDASLRKLRESGRKA; from the coding sequence ATGAGCGAAATTGCAGTTATCATAACTGATATGTTCGAGGACAGTGAATATACCAGACCGGCAGAGGCTTTCCGGGAAGCGGGACACCATGTGGTACATATAGGATTGGAAAGTGGAATAATGGTTAAAGGCAAGTCCAGGGGGACCCCGGTTAAAATCGACCAGACAGTGAACGAGGCTTCGGTGGACAATTTCGATGCCCTTCTCATTCCGGGTGGGTATTCACCTGACCGGTTGAGAGCCAACGAGGATGCAGTTCGTTTCGTCGCTGAGTTTATGACCAGCCGCAAGCCTGTTTTTGCCATTTGCCATGGGCCGCAGCTCCTGATTACAGCCCAGGCATTGAGAGGAAGGAAAGTTACCGGCTGGAAATCCATTATCCAGGATATCAAAAATGCAGGAGCGGAGTTTATTAACCAGCCGGTAGTGGAGGACGGGAATCTGATCTCCAGTCGCGGGCCGGATGATATCCCCGCATTTATCGACGCCTCACTCAGAAAGCTCAGAGAGAGCGGGCGAAAGGCATAA
- a CDS encoding aspartate dehydrogenase yields the protein MKKIGVIGCGTIGAQICLAIDQGKIAADLVAVADMDEVKAQRLADQLANPCEVLLIPELVRRVDLVVEAANQNVVPSLMEMVLDQGKEVLIMSVGGLLPLTWIWERIPDSGCRLYIPSGAIAGLDALRAANLAKIDSVTLTTRKPPRGLKGAPHCTEKGINLDALDREMVIFEGTAHEAVRAFPQNINVAATLSLAALGPDKTRVRIIADPGVTSNIHEIEIMGESGRIVTRTENVPSAANPKTSCLAVLSAIATLQGILSPVKVGA from the coding sequence ATGAAAAAAATCGGGGTAATTGGATGCGGGACTATCGGGGCTCAGATTTGTCTGGCCATTGACCAGGGGAAGATTGCCGCAGACCTTGTGGCTGTGGCCGATATGGATGAAGTAAAGGCCCAGCGGCTGGCCGATCAGCTCGCAAACCCTTGCGAGGTTCTCCTTATCCCGGAACTGGTCCGCCGGGTGGATCTGGTCGTGGAGGCAGCCAACCAGAACGTGGTCCCGTCACTCATGGAGATGGTCCTGGATCAGGGCAAAGAGGTACTGATCATGAGCGTGGGCGGGCTCCTGCCGCTCACCTGGATATGGGAGCGGATTCCGGATTCCGGGTGCCGTCTGTATATTCCATCGGGAGCAATCGCCGGCCTGGATGCTCTCAGAGCGGCCAATCTGGCAAAAATCGATTCAGTGACCCTGACCACGCGAAAACCTCCCCGGGGACTGAAAGGGGCCCCTCACTGTACGGAAAAGGGAATCAATCTGGATGCCCTGGACCGGGAAATGGTGATCTTCGAGGGGACGGCTCACGAGGCGGTCCGGGCATTTCCTCAAAATATCAATGTAGCCGCAACCTTGAGCCTGGCCGCTCTTGGACCTGATAAGACCAGAGTCCGGATCATAGCCGACCCCGGCGTTACCAGTAATATCCATGAAATCGAGATCATGGGAGAATCAGGGCGGATCGTTACCCGGACAGAGAATGTCCCCTCAGCCGCAAATCCGAAAACCAGTTGCCTGGCGGTCCTGTCGGCAATCGCCACCCTCCAGGGGATTTTAAGCCCCGTAAAGGTGGGGGCCTGA